gaaaaaagaaataCTTTGTCACATCTTACAAAAAACTTTATTGGATGTATTTAATTCAAAATACATTTCTTGTCCTTTGCAAAATTGTATTCAACTtgcagttttattattatttgcatttgttttacacaaaataatatGATGAGATATTCCCACATTAAAAAGTGTTATTGTGAAAAACATTTATGCATAATTTGTCTTTATTTAATTGAATACTTGTTAGACAAGCCTTAGGAAAACTTTCTAGGCATGTCAACAATAATTTCACATCAAGTAAACATAACCTTACCTACAATTTTCCTATACCTAAGTCTTACATATAAATTAACCTGAGCATCCTCTACAACCACAGTGAATACACTCCACAATTCTTCCCTCTTCTAGTTTGCTTTTTGGCACTCTACAGATACAGTTGGTGGCAAAATTAGTGTCTCTCGTTTGAATACATCTCAGGCAACACAAGTTTTCATAGCCAGTCTTTTTCCACTTAGCTATGAGGTTAGCGTCGGCAATTTTCTCGTCAAGACAGTACTGGTATAGCTCCCTGCTGACGGCTTTTCGACGATAAAACAGATCGTAGATGTACCGCGACTTCTGATGGTGAATCTTGAATATCGGCCATAGAGACTCTTGTTTGCGTTTCCCTTCGTGAGGCTCGGTTTCAGCTGGAAACAGACGCAATAATTAGTAAATAATATCTCAGATTAGTCTTCAATTACAcaatcttagattaataaaatacacaataaataacaaaatgaaTCACGGTTACCTTCTCGCattttttgttccaactcttcCAAAGTAGGCTCGATTAATTCCCATCCTTCTGGTGGAGATTTACGGCTGCGGCGCACTTTAGGCATTTTAGATATCACTAAACTATCaccaaaaagaataaaataggCAGTTTATTCtctgaaaaacaataaaaaccacgcACCAACCAAGCAAACCCGTATGTtgaaatgtcaatgtcaaaataATGTCAATGAAATGTCACTTTGACATTGCTTTTTTTTCATGTGCGCTTCCgacacggtaataatatcatacagtattgtaacttcatataaacagacgaaacgagaactttctttcgaaattcaaatctcggtatgcgctcggtatgcaaaagtcgggggtgtcgcgaatgtgccgaatgGACGTCGGTGGCCAAgtattaaaaatgacaaaactgattgaatttgactgaccgtcatttacggtcaaattggtcaaaaactagtcaaattgtcattttcagtcagtttgttttgaaatgaaaattatattgtattaaaccagcttttgcccacgacttcgctCGCCCGAAATTAACGTAACAgatcattataattattaaagtttcaaaataatttaagtagttttatataaattaaatctactaatcccaaaacaacacacatttttaacctattccattcacaaagtattttgtttgtctaactaaataaaaaaatacaatcacaaaactatatagaaattctaagtaggcagatgtaattaaactgggtactgtaggtgggcagccctatcgcatgttgtcatactgtgacgtaccgcgcgactgttgacatttatttcaaaaatatggccgagttggaatactgtatagatagtattaccgtgcttcCGATTACAGCATTTGATGAGAATCAAAATAGTTgataaaaatgatttaaaaaaaacggaAATTAGTGAAGATGTTTTTGCGGTATTACGTAAAATgtggcttatttattaaaataatacgaATAATTTTTGTTTGCTCTAATTGATATTAGTAGTTTagtactaattaattaagtacgtTGATTGAATTGATACCCTGCATTGATATACAGGGTAGAGGCTAGAGCCCTGAGATATTAGTGGTTGTTGTGCGTGTTTTTGCTCCAAAAGACATAACATGTATTTTTTCGACAAGCAAAATTCAAATAGAGACAATAGAGTGGTTCTTGTGGTGGTTCTGAATCGCGATTAGGATAAATACACTGGATTATCATAAACTAGTAACGGACTGATGGACAGACTGTTTACAAAATGAAGCGTTTCTCGGAAAACGAATAATGTTAAGATTCCATAGTAATCTGTCAGATTAGGTACActcaatgttaaaatttatattACTTCTGATGAAATTAAGAATGAACTATTGGAGTTAAGCTAAGAGCctgttaaattgttattttttaggaattttaaatataatcctACATAACGTATTAATTTCCGTAAAATTCACTCACTGGTACGATTTCTCATAATAAAGTATCAGGCGTTGGTGCTCTTTCGTGTACTTAAATCTTAATTAAGCGGATTGTGTTCAAATTATCAGATATTAATCTATCTCTATCGATCCATAATGTTCTGTGTGTGTTTGTTTTATGATGGTAATTACTACTTATCACACAAGATTGTATAGTAGCCAATTTTCTGCGACAATACAAGCGGCACTGACAAAATAAGAAAACGAATTTGTCAACAATGAGCACTTTAATTTCCAATTAATATTTGCTGATTAATTGCATTTAGGCTTTCACTTTTGACAGTAAGTGTACCGACTGACGACGTTAATTGCTTTGCAAAAAGTGTATGTGGTTGTTCCGCTCCACTTATCACTGCATGATATTAGTAAACTCTAAGCCAGCGATCAGCATCAGCATCCCCCACTGAAAGTGATATATTTATTGACACACATTTCTTTTTATCATATATTTATGACTCGCAAATTCACATTCAATCGTGTTGTAACgcagtttaattatttattaaaaccgcGTTTACCTGTGTATGAATAACGGGCCCTACCTACCTATACGGCCAGGTTGAGCGTATGAAGGCGTATCGCGGTCTTTGTCTCACAAGGCGGAATAGCGCAGGCCGGATAGAGAGAGGCATAGTTTACGTGACTCGAGTAGAACTCGTGGAATGCGGTGCTGCGTTCGCGCAACCTCCACTCGGACAACCAGTCTTTTCAATCGTTCGCGTCTGCGACGGTCGCCGATTTCGACTCCGCTAAACTACGGTGTAACCAAAATATGAGTGTAAACTGCCGTTATACGAGTGTATATTTGTTATTTCTAAGTGAATAATATTGTGACAACAGTGCTCTACACTTGTGTTATGAAGTTTTGTGAAAGTTGACGGAGGTTATCGAGAACTTCGGGTGTTTCGTCGCTTATTTACCTGTAAGTCTACTTCTTGAGGTATACGTGTCTGGGTGACGTTGTATAGTTTGTATTGGGTATTGTTGTGTTCGATTTTTTCATTTCGTGAAGAAGCCAAAGAGCGATAGAAAGAAAACAGAAGATTGAATATTTTGCGAACTTTTTTTGGTCACAATTTTAAGTTATGCTTAAACACATCTGATGCATACCTAATCAAGACAAAGTTCATTGGAAATGGTAACATTGATGTGCGTCTACCTGCAGTTTAGGTGTGTGAACCAATATTAAGCCCTTAGTCACTTTAAGACATCCTGTATGACTAAACACACAAGAACGTAACCCTAGAACAATACAGAGACCCGTCAAGCATATTAAAGGTCACCCTCGTCCACAGGCTCTGTCTGACTTGACCCCGGTCACCGACCTTGGGGCAAGGAACTCGCGCCTTATCTTAAAATAGTAACCTGAAATCCAACTAGTCTTGCACTGAAAATTTGAATACAGGGTTGGATACacttttctgtaaaaaaaattgacttacAATCACAAACTTTCCTTAAGTAATAACGGCTCCAAACTTCGTTacgtttaaaattaataatgttcttATGGGAACTTTGAGTCTGGCTGTCTTCCACTTCCTCGAGAAACCTAAGCTAGATACCATATCGCGTAGTTTTCTCGCGAAAAGATGAGTAAGTTAGAGATATTTGCCAGTCATAAACCTGGCACAGATTGTCTCCAGGAAGCTGCCTTCGAGACAAACAAATCTTAATTGATTTGAATTTGATAGGTACCTAATGATTTCAGCAAGTATTTCTTTTCGAGATTAATTGTGTTCAAAGATGTTACCTAAGAACACTAAAATTATTCATAGAGCAAATTAATCTGCATCATCTCTACTTTTCTGCATTTCCCACGATCAAGATCTTTTAAAAGCTGCTAAGTAAAATGCGTGGGTTAACACTACAgcggttattaaaataatttatgtggACAATGAAATCGAAACAGAAACTTCACAATTTAACGGCACTCGTCTATAATCTTTATTTCATGATAATGTCGCAGACGATACCGTTGGACGTAGGTAGCCAAAATTGAAATTAGGAACAtcgaaattgaataaaattgacGTGGTAGCGCTGGTGTTAAAACAAAATGTTCGAGGCTTATAATGACAAGTTTAAAGGAAACTAAACAGTTAGTTCCATATCAGGTACAAAATAAGGAAGACTCCTTCCGTACAAACAAATTCGCCGTTATCAAGCGATCGTAAGCGACGCCTACTTTACACACCTACAATAAGAATAGACTGCCCATCAATGCAAAAAGGACTAAATGACCACTAGAATCTGCTACCCAAGGATGTAAGGCAGATATTAAAAAATGCTATTTTATATTTCTGTCTACAAGAAAAATAACCGTAAACGTTGTGCTCCTTGCtaataacgttttattttccCATCTACTCACATGCCGCGTGTTCTTGAAGAATGCTCCGTCGTGCTTCGATCGTCAAGATATAATTGTGCATTAGAAGGCAGATTACTTACATAGCTCAATTTATAACCAACATTATCCGATCAACGATGATACAAGCACAGGCGAAGGTCACGTTTACGTTCCATTGCTTTTTCATAAAACAACGAACGATATGAACCCCTCGTGCTACCAATTGTGTGTAAACAGATGATAAGTTatacaatgttttatttgttCCTATTTTCATCTGTTGAATTTCAAATTGCCTATGAGAAAAAGATCGTATCTAACTGTACTCGTATTGGGTGGGAATACTTAAAAGCTCTATAACCGGCGTTGGTGAAGTTGTTTCCAAGAGCCATGAAGTGATTTGATTGTAAATACGAAAGCCTTTAAGCGTGGTATATCAAATGAGAAATATAATTATGCACTTGACAAGTTTACGTTATAAAATTGCAGGTTGTAAGATCAGATATCGACGTGTTGGTATCAGCtgatgtaaaaaataaagttcATGGGCCATAGATAAATGTTAGTTTTTTATTGAGGTTATTTGATTGGCACACTAGGTCGGAGTATAAGAATTAGCTGACGTCATTAAAAGTTAGATGATTGTTAGTGCATACTTCTGTATCTTTCATATAATACACATCTCAACTCCCGTAAATGTTTCACATTGGTATTTCTCATTTCTTTCTTCGTCCACTTTTATGTACGTACCCATCCCTGATCCTTTTCTGGTCGTCTCCTAGTATCAttcgttttataaatattaatagccGATAGCATCCGGTGTTTTTGTGTCATGTTAGCGACTTATCTACAGGTAGTCTGCCAACGAGTCTTTCCTTTTTCGGTATCCACAAGTATCCAGTATCTATTAGTTACGTATTCCCATCTGCCATTTCCAAGTCAATGTTTGCTCCTGCTCAGCGCCCTCTAGTTAGCTATAACTTAATGGAGAACTGCTTCAGatagatcagtggttcttaacctttaagtcatgagggaccattttcccaatttctgtcttgtcagggaccacctgataatcggtcaaaaccagtttgactgcaaaaatcagttaaaagtggttttgaccaaggtgtgcaagtgcacttcgtggaccacttggaatgc
This window of the Ostrinia nubilalis chromosome 9, ilOstNubi1.1, whole genome shotgun sequence genome carries:
- the LOC135074700 gene encoding protein BUD31 homolog, which encodes MPKVRRSRKSPPEGWELIEPTLEELEQKMREAETEPHEGKRKQESLWPIFKIHHQKSRYIYDLFYRRKAVSRELYQYCLDEKIADANLIAKWKKTGYENLCCLRCIQTRDTNFATNCICRVPKSKLEEGRIVECIHCGCRGCSG